The Siniperca chuatsi isolate FFG_IHB_CAS linkage group LG2, ASM2008510v1, whole genome shotgun sequence genome window below encodes:
- the si:dkey-183j2.10 gene encoding glutamate receptor U1 has translation MQIRRIRMLFGFIVLSAGFFLDTGVCTAVQSELRITTIKQEPYAMSKGTQMEGFCMDLLSEVAKKVGFKYKVQLVKDGSYGRQDENGNWNGMIGEVVRGEADLAIAPLTLTAAREKAVGMTKPFMQTGISILLRKDISEGTGFFDFLTPFTAETWVGILIAYLGTAVCIFIVTRLSPCEWSQPQSEKNRFSLLHSLWYTAGALTLQGAGPHPKALSGRVICCSWWLFTIVLLACYFSNLSSSKTSESTHLTVKGFEDLANQDMIEYGCLAGSSTLAFFKNSNNPVYRRIYEHMERTTSFVSSMDEGVQRAKEGNYAFIGESVSLDLAVARHCELVRAHEVIGMRGYSIAATLGSPIIKNLSVAILQLSEAGELAYLRSKWWASSCLADKAKSSALQPHSLKGMFLVLSLGLGLGALLAVLELTSKSRRSAAEQRKSCCTVLTEELSLRLRTSKVNRPQENVDKDKEKA, from the exons ATGCAAATCAGGAGAATCAGGATGCTGTTTGGCTTCATTGTATTGTCTGCTGGATTTTTCCTGGACACAGGAGTCTGCACTGCAG TGCAATCAGAGCTGAGAATCACAACAATAAAG CAAGAGCCATATGCAATGTCCAAAGGCACACAAATGGAGGGCTTTTGCATGGACCTGCTGTCTGAAGTAGCCAAGAAGGTGGGCTTCAAGTACAAAGTGCAGCTGGTGAAAGATGGTTCATACGGCAGACAGGATGAGAACGGGAACTGGAATGGGATGATTGGAGAGGTGGTGAGAGGC GAGGCAGACCTTGCGATTGCTCCACTGACTCTCACTGCAGCTCGGGAGAAAGCGGTGGGGATGACCAAACCGTTCATGCAGACAGGAATCAGCATCCTGCTGAGGAAGGACATCTCAGAGGGAACAGGCTTCTTTGATTTCCTGACCCCCTTTACAGCTGAGACTTGGGTTGGCATACTCATTGCCTACCTGGGGACCGCTGTTTGCATCTTTATAGTTACTAG ACTCAGTCCATGTGAGTGGAGTCAGCCTCAGAGTGAGAAGAACAGATTCAGCCTCCTCCACAGCCTGTGGTACACAGCTGGAGCTCTGACTCTACAAG GTGCTGGTCCTCACCCCAAAGCTCTTTCAGGACGTGTcatctgctgcagctggtggttATTTACCATCGTCCTCCTGGCTTGTTATTTCTCCAACCTAAGCTCCTCTAAGACCTCTGAGTCCACTCATCTGACGGTGAAAGGGTTTGAGGACTTGGCCAATCAGGACATGATTGAGTACGGCTGTTTGGCTGGCTCTTCAACCCTTGCCTTCTTCAAG AATTCAAACAATCCAGTGTACCGCAGAATCTATGAACACATGGAGAGAACTACGAGTTTTGTGTCATCTATGGACGAAGGGGTCCAGCGTGCAAAAGAGGGAAACTATGCCTTTATTGGAGAGTCTGTCTCTTTGGACTTGGCAGTAGCACGCCACTGTGAACTGGTCAGAGCACATGAGGTCATTGGCATGAGGGGATACAGCATTGCAGCCACCCTTG GCTCACCGATCATAAAGAACCTCAGTGTGGCAATCCTACAACTGAGCGAGGCAGGGGAGCTGGCTTACCTGCGAAGCAAGTGGTGGGCCAGCAGCTGCCTAGCAGACAAGGCCAAGTCTTCAGCTTTGCAGCCGCACAGCCTCAAGGGGATGTTTCTGGTTCTTTCCCTGGGCCTGGGCCTGGGAGCACTGCTGGCTGTCCTGGAGCTCACCTCCAAGAGCCGCAGAAGTGCAGCTGAGCAGAGG AAATCCTGCTGCACTGTGCTGACTGAAGAACTGAGTCTGCGCTTGAGGACCAGCAAAGTGAACAGACCCCAGGAAAATgtagacaaagacaaagaaaaagcatAG